A genome region from Bacteroidia bacterium includes the following:
- a CDS encoding acyltransferase gives MKRIALFMYYLFAQNLPSSFIPGGRLFNSIRVGTLRLVFPLGKKCKIQRKVYFGSGREVSVGNNCQINENVSLVNVKIGNFVMIAPGVTILGRMHNHENKNVPMVLQGQKETKQGIIENDVWIGTNAIIMPSVKISEGCIIAAGAVVTKDCESYGVYAGVPAKRIKSR, from the coding sequence ATGAAACGGATAGCTTTATTTATGTATTATTTGTTTGCACAGAATTTACCGTCTTCTTTTATTCCTGGTGGCAGATTATTTAATTCGATAAGAGTTGGTACTCTTCGATTGGTTTTTCCTTTAGGCAAAAAGTGTAAGATTCAAAGAAAAGTATATTTTGGTAGCGGAAGAGAGGTAAGTGTTGGTAATAACTGCCAGATAAATGAGAATGTAAGTCTGGTAAATGTAAAAATTGGAAACTTTGTTATGATTGCACCAGGTGTTACAATTTTAGGAAGAATGCATAATCATGAGAATAAAAATGTGCCAATGGTATTACAGGGGCAGAAAGAAACAAAACAAGGAATAATTGAAAATGATGTATGGATTGGAACTAATGCTATTATTATGCCTTCTGTTAAAATAAGCGAGGGGTGTATTATAGCAGCAGGGGCAGTAGTTACAAAAGATTGCGAGTCTTATGGTGTTTATGCGGGGGTTCCGGCAAAAAGAATAAAGTCGAGATAA
- a CDS encoding acyltransferase, which translates to MISKLRTLLKAIFVKHLMYFIYTKIYKMNISPTAIISSKARLDKTNPKGIHIGSNTVVTTGVVILTHDYVSGDGVRKDTFIGNNVFIGVNSIIIAGIRINDNVIIAAGSVVTKDVPSFCIAGGNPAKIIKTEVPIGKNGQLIKT; encoded by the coding sequence ATGATTTCAAAATTAAGAACATTATTAAAGGCAATATTTGTAAAGCATCTGATGTATTTTATATATACTAAGATATATAAAATGAATATTAGCCCTACCGCAATTATATCATCTAAAGCGAGACTTGATAAAACTAATCCCAAAGGAATACATATAGGTTCAAATACCGTTGTTACTACCGGCGTGGTAATATTAACTCATGATTATGTTTCTGGAGATGGAGTAAGAAAAGATACTTTTATTGGAAATAATGTTTTTATTGGAGTAAATTCAATAATTATTGCCGGTATCAGAATTAATGATAATGTAATTATTGCAGCAGGGTCAGTTGTTACCAAAGATGTTCCTTCTTTTTGTATTGCCGGTGGTAATCCTGCAAAAATAATTAAAACTGAAGTGCCCATAGGTAAAAACGGGCAACTGATAAAAACATAA
- a CDS encoding fibronectin type III domain-containing protein: MKKQFYSTNKFIVSIFMTIIIIVPLFIKAQTTTVFSDNFNTSMGTGYTTSQGTIGSSTSWLMKTASSSFEAKIDGGILNLKTSGTGSGAIYAYTNTSSFSAPYTTQLNSNIGVVTWTFNMRQIRTDPSGMSSGSYGAAVILASSTSNVLSSTGSSGGIGYAVYFGTSGSTDPIYLARYSNGIRSGTITPIITSNTSGLTDFGADYLSVKVTYNPSSNSWELFLRNDGSTAFSDPSSGTLISQGTATNNTYTGTSLGFMGAVWNGSSTANQTAFFDNFKVTVKKLDQTISFEALSDKTYGDPAFNLTATGGASGNPVTFSSSNSSVATCSGTNGSTVTIVGVGSTSITASQTGDANYNAALPVTQNLTVNSALYTVTFNVTDGINPVPGAVVSFNSLTQLTNSMGTTVFTNIITGNNQAYSISKNGYNTINSSLNVAYQDIVINNTFGSQTATNLVVIGTPTANTATLGWSGNGATNYQILYYINGSTNYFLQSTTASPFTIQALEPNTIYNCRIRSLIGGIYSSYSPIVSFVTSSGTSILATNLAVQGTPTVNSVTLIWNGSGATNYQIQYNPTGTSEYHIYTASSSPVTITGLTQNTTYDCRIRTYSGGMYTSYSQAISFTTPNYLSVTATNLAVQSIGANSATLTWTGSGATYYQIQYFINGSTEYFFQNSSTGPFTLQALQPNTTYNCRIRTYNGGSFTSYSSIVSFTTSNGSSVLATNLSVQGIPTATTATLLWNGSGATSYQIQYYVTGTTNYKFQSSTSSPVTLTGLLPNTNYDCRIRTYSGGIYTSYSPVTTFTTASLAKYIAELESISKDPISEAVIYPNPAIDFYNLDFYSETEGTVSLSIYSIDGKLYESRIIETSLGLNHFELKTPDISTGIYYIMLNKGDFTSKLKLIKQ, translated from the coding sequence ATGAAAAAGCAATTTTACTCAACTAACAAATTTATTGTCTCAATATTTATGACAATAATTATAATCGTTCCCCTATTTATAAAGGCACAAACAACAACTGTTTTCTCAGATAATTTTAATACCTCAATGGGTACTGGCTATACAACCTCACAAGGCACTATTGGTTCAAGTACAAGTTGGTTAATGAAAACAGCTTCCAGTTCATTTGAAGCAAAAATAGATGGAGGAATTTTAAATTTAAAAACGTCTGGAACAGGTTCTGGTGCAATTTACGCATATACAAACACAAGTTCGTTTTCTGCACCATATACTACACAACTTAATTCTAATATTGGTGTTGTAACCTGGACATTTAATATGAGACAAATTAGAACTGATCCAAGCGGAATGTCGTCTGGTTCATACGGAGCTGCAGTAATATTGGCCTCCTCCACTTCAAATGTTCTTTCATCAACAGGTTCTTCGGGAGGTATAGGTTATGCGGTTTATTTCGGAACAAGTGGTTCTACTGATCCAATTTATTTAGCCCGATACTCAAATGGCATTCGAAGCGGAACAATTACACCAATAATAACATCTAATACATCAGGTTTAACAGATTTTGGTGCAGATTATTTAAGTGTAAAAGTTACTTATAATCCATCTTCAAATAGCTGGGAGCTTTTTCTAAGAAACGATGGTAGTACTGCATTTTCCGATCCTTCTTCAGGCACATTAATATCTCAGGGAACTGCAACTAATAACACATATACAGGAACTAGCCTGGGTTTTATGGGTGCTGTATGGAACGGAAGTTCAACAGCAAACCAGACTGCATTTTTTGACAACTTTAAAGTAACTGTTAAAAAATTAGACCAAACTATTTCCTTTGAAGCATTATCAGATAAAACATATGGTGACCCTGCTTTTAACTTAACGGCAACTGGAGGTGCATCCGGAAATCCTGTTACTTTCTCAAGTTCAAATTCTTCAGTTGCAACTTGTAGTGGAACAAATGGTTCAACAGTAACAATTGTTGGGGTTGGTTCTACTTCTATTACTGCATCGCAAACCGGAGACGCAAATTATAATGCTGCTTTACCTGTTACACAAAATTTAACTGTAAATTCTGCTCTTTACACAGTAACTTTTAATGTTACAGATGGAATAAATCCTGTTCCTGGTGCTGTTGTTTCATTTAATAGTCTTACCCAGCTAACAAATAGTATGGGAACAACTGTTTTTACAAATATAATAACTGGTAACAATCAAGCATATTCCATTTCAAAAAACGGATATAACACAATTAACAGCTCCTTAAATGTAGCATATCAGGATATTGTTATTAACAACACTTTTGGAAGCCAAACCGCAACAAATCTTGTTGTTATTGGAACACCAACTGCAAATACTGCAACACTTGGCTGGAGTGGAAATGGAGCAACAAATTATCAGATATTATATTATATTAACGGTTCTACAAATTATTTTCTACAGTCAACAACAGCAAGTCCGTTCACAATACAGGCACTTGAACCTAACACAATATACAATTGCAGAATTAGAAGTCTAATAGGTGGAATATACAGTTCATATTCTCCTATTGTAAGTTTTGTAACATCTAGCGGCACCTCAATTCTTGCGACAAATTTAGCAGTTCAAGGAACACCTACAGTCAATTCTGTTACGTTAATCTGGAATGGAAGCGGAGCAACCAATTATCAGATTCAATATAATCCTACAGGAACTTCAGAATATCATATTTACACTGCTAGTTCAAGCCCAGTAACAATTACAGGTCTAACACAAAACACTACCTATGACTGCAGAATAAGAACTTATTCGGGTGGTATGTACACATCTTATTCTCAAGCGATCTCTTTTACAACACCTAATTACCTTTCTGTAACTGCAACAAATCTAGCAGTTCAAAGTATTGGTGCAAATTCTGCAACACTAACATGGACAGGATCTGGTGCAACGTATTACCAAATTCAATACTTTATTAATGGCTCTACCGAGTATTTCTTTCAAAATTCATCAACAGGACCATTTACTTTACAAGCTCTGCAACCAAATACAACCTATAATTGCAGAATTAGAACATATAATGGAGGTTCATTTACTTCATACTCTTCTATAGTAAGTTTTACAACCTCTAACGGAAGTTCTGTTCTTGCTACTAATTTATCAGTTCAGGGAATACCAACTGCAACTACTGCAACGCTTTTGTGGAATGGAAGTGGAGCTACAAGCTATCAGATTCAGTATTATGTTACAGGTACAACAAACTACAAATTTCAAAGCTCTACTTCAAGTCCTGTTACATTAACAGGTTTATTACCTAACACAAATTATGATTGCAGAATAAGAACTTATTCCGGTGGCATTTATACATCATATTCGCCTGTTACTACTTTTACTACTGCTTCGTTAGCTAAATATATAGCAGAGTTAGAATCAATTTCAAAAGATCCTATTTCAGAAGCTGTGATTTATCCTAATCCCGCTATTGACTTTTATAATTTAGATTTCTATTCTGAAACTGAAGGAACAGTTAGTTTATCAATATATAGTATTGATGGCAAACTTTATGAAAGTAGGATAATTGAAACTTCTTTGGGTTTAAATCACTTTGAGCTTAAAACTCCTGATATTTCAACGGGAATTTACTATATAATGTTAAATAAAGGTGATTTTACCAGTAAATTAAAACTAATTAAACAATAA
- a CDS encoding glycosyltransferase: MELNEQPLVSVIIGSYNHEKYIKEAILSVFAQNYSSLEIILSDDCSKDNSFTIMQELANNYSGPHKIIINQNKKNLGITAHIDLLVSLSHGQLIVCAAGDDISLPDRVSKIYNAYVNSGYKARAIYSNFYYLNEQNKREGDFAINEDNISIVNLLKGKFYTHGAVSCYHRDVFEKFEPLANSVAEDNILGFRAMLLGGIKYIPDMLIYYRQHSNSVIGNYQTICKTHEEVQKTFTLKLTGYIHEDALLLKDYFYFCKTQNKEIDTFLVKLILRRSKWKVQLLKMNRNNYAIKIVLNSIWLIIIGLPLKNVVSIAKTLLRSKIKKGTVSYKILNLMRLR, from the coding sequence ATGGAATTAAATGAACAACCTTTGGTGTCTGTTATTATAGGGTCTTATAATCACGAGAAGTACATAAAAGAAGCAATTTTATCTGTATTTGCTCAAAATTATAGTTCTTTAGAGATAATACTTTCAGATGATTGTTCTAAAGATAATAGTTTTACGATAATGCAGGAGTTAGCAAATAACTATAGCGGTCCTCATAAAATAATAATTAACCAAAACAAAAAAAATTTAGGAATAACTGCACATATAGATCTTTTAGTTAGTTTATCTCATGGTCAGTTAATTGTTTGTGCAGCCGGTGATGATATTTCTTTACCTGATAGAGTGTCGAAAATATATAATGCTTATGTAAATAGCGGATATAAGGCAAGAGCAATTTATTCAAATTTTTATTATTTAAACGAACAGAACAAAAGAGAAGGAGACTTTGCTATTAATGAGGATAATATATCAATAGTAAATTTATTAAAAGGTAAATTTTATACTCATGGTGCAGTTTCCTGTTATCATAGAGATGTATTTGAAAAGTTCGAACCACTGGCTAATTCAGTTGCCGAAGATAATATTTTAGGTTTTAGAGCCATGCTTTTAGGAGGAATTAAATATATTCCCGATATGCTTATTTATTATCGACAGCATTCAAATTCGGTAATTGGAAATTATCAAACAATATGTAAAACACATGAAGAAGTTCAAAAAACTTTTACTTTAAAATTAACTGGTTATATTCATGAGGATGCGTTATTATTGAAAGATTATTTTTATTTCTGTAAAACTCAGAATAAAGAGATAGATACTTTTCTTGTAAAATTAATTTTAAGAAGATCAAAATGGAAAGTTCAACTTCTTAAAATGAACAGGAATAATTATGCAATAAAAATTGTATTAAATTCAATATGGTTAATTATAATTGGCTTGCCTTTAAAAAATGTTGTTAGTATTGCTAAAACTCTATTAAGAAGTAAAATAAAAAAGGGAACAGTAAGCTATAAGATTTTAAATCTAATGCGATTAAGGTAA